In Cyprinus carpio isolate SPL01 chromosome B16, ASM1834038v1, whole genome shotgun sequence, the following are encoded in one genomic region:
- the si:dkeyp-84f3.9 gene encoding zinc finger protein 420 produces MLEGEAKKNETKSDVADTQEQSVKRGMGEFISKGLALNSQNRSVAEPSPVATNVLPDSLPCNAEEKKREKGSREVNVDTFPQQLNSDFTPVNKADMDTQKHSEDHETNSDCLSIATDNEPKSLLVNEELNEPQTNTQMSVTTDEISSSQSERNEAHCSTVQTSEEAVCETSCSNKSDYQCEEYSDKKIHKDTADVNVSDTENQGASPSHSLNEKNVTVDDAFEEANSEHNNPILSTEANAEASSVENTQSKRGYSSFSRGRPRKEKRVIKCEYCGRPFNHASAYIIHLRVHTGEKPFTCQDCGKAFAQLSNLRSHSKVHKSKSRKHAHRFQDRATSEKTVDEKEVNTTNKLESDCHSNQIAPKRRRRGRGKGKSQTCPICGKVFCYKSVLKIHLRIHSGEKPYSCKVCGKSFTQACTARVHERVHWSIRPYFCSKCGKGFSQIGPLKVHTCEGKINPHATLKEMELEGIISFRCHLCKSCFGTRDEYELHLQGHTDTQRYSCDRCKQTFSLLSELHTHNKHCVSIRLAKTKSSYSSPHRLQPKNSLKRRTPQKMRSASPVKSPPKDFSFPRKLKKCFSLLACPLQVMATTVYDSQNNLYSVGQPIKSSYFVSQLNSTHHKADPRKYFCPQCGRIFQHVGRLRAHMLTHSRGQSFSCIDCNRMFKNWNKFWIHQRLHRQKRGRFFCPKCGQGFRFVGLYNKHLQKHPELNAHACPFCPHTFSNAQKLRNHQQEWHRSTMPFICDICGKGFASTVILKRHRVVHCTNDPMETHYTTDPQSTVHPYECGTCSASFENLDLLFHHQLRHKAVDKGSVAMRGQLLITEEHQSHHFQHQSYDYSLCDNQRQEKLLSFPRSNGGEMPHRLSHFGPSNVHLSQKPKPNTETPSTTKTKSQSNEGNKVKKHTKVSFSAIEELNGSSQSPSILKTEDTTGDLICTECNACFSNLIELHGHYLEHARGEI; encoded by the coding sequence ATGCTTGAAGGAGAGGCCAAGAAGAATGAAACCAAATCTGATGTGGCTGACACCCAGGAACAATCAGTGAAGAGAGGAATGGGGGAATTCATTTCAAAAGGTCTGGCATTAAACTCCCAAAACAGAAGTGTGGCAGAACCATCACCTGTAGCCACTAATGTCCTACCTGACTCCTTGCCCTgcaatgctgaggaaaaaaagagagaaaaaggctCCCGTGAAGTAAATGTAGATACATTTCCACAGCAATTAAACTCTGATTTTACCCCTGTTAACAAGGCTGATATGGATACACAGAAACATTCGGAAGACCATGAGACAAATTCTGATTGTCTTTCCATCGCCACAGACAATGAACCAAAATCACTGCTGGTTAATGAAGAATTAAATGAACCACAAACTAACACTCAAATGTCTGTTACAACAGATGAAATCTCAAGTAGTCAGTCCGAAAGGAATGAAGCCCATTGTTCAACTGTCCAAACATCTGAGGAAGCTGTCTGTGAGACGTCCTGCTCTAATAAAAGTGATTACCAATGCGAAGAATATTCTGACAAAAAAATCCACAAGGACACTGCAGATGTGAATGTTTCGGACACTGAAAATCAAGGAGCCTCACCTTCTCactcattaaatgaaaaaaatgtaacagtGGATGATGCCTTTGAAGAGGCAAATTCAGAGCACAATAACCCGATACTTTCAACCGAAGCCAATGCTGAAGCAAGCAGTGTAGAGAACACACAAAGTAAACGTGGATATTCTTCCTTTTCCCGCGGAAGGccacgcaaagaaaaaagggttataaaatgtgaatattgtggGCGTCCTTTTAATCATGCCTCAGCGTATATTATTCATCTGCGTGTTCACACAGGTGAGAAGCCCTTCACCTGCCAGGATTGTGGCAAAGCCTTCGCTCAACTCTCCAACCTTCGATCCCACAGCAAAGTTCATAAATCTAAAAGTAGGAAACATGCACACAGATTTCAAGATAGAGCCACGTCTGAGAAAACTGTGGATGAGAAAGAGGTAAACACGACCAATAAACTAGAAAGTGACTGCCATAGTAATCAAATCGCCCCTAAAAGGAGAAGGCGAGGAAGAGGGAAAGGGAAATCCCAAACATGTCCGATCTGTGGCAAAGTCTTTTGCTACAAGTCTGTCCTCAAAATCCATCTTCGTATTCACAGTGGAGAAAAACCATACTCTTGTAAGGTATGCGGCAAATCATTTACTCAGGCGTGCACGGCACGTGTCCATGAGAGAGTACACTGGTCTATTAGACCTTACTTTTGTTCAAAATGTGGTAAGGGATTTTCTCAGATCGGGCCATTAAAAGTACACACTTGTGAGGGTAAAATAAACCCTCACGCCACCTTGAAAGAAATGGAATTGGAAGGTATTATCAGCTTCAGGTGTCACCTTTGCAAAAGTTGCTTTGGCACCAGAGATGAGTATGAATTACATTTGCAAGGACACACTGATACCCAGCGTTACAGCTGTGACCGCTGCAAGCAAACTTTTAGTCTTCTGTCAGAGCTACATACGCACAACAAGCATTGCGTTTCCATCCGGCTAGCAAAAACCAAGTCTTCTTACAGTTCACCTCACAGATTACAACCCAAAAACTCCTTGAAGAGAAGAACTCCTCAGAAGATGCGGAGTGCAAGTCCAGTTAAATCTCCTCCAAAAGATTTTTCCTTTCCGAGGAAGCTCAAAAAATGCTTCTCTTTACTTGCTTGCCCTCTTCAGGTCATGGCCACCACTGTTTATGACTCTCAGAATAACCTCTATTCAGTCGGTCAGCCCATCAAATCCAGCTATTTTGTATCTCAACTGAACAGTACGCACCACAAAGCAGATCCGAGAAAGTACTTCTGCCCACAATGTGGACGAATATTTCAGCATGTAGGAAGGCTGAGAGCCCATATGCTTACTCATTCACGGGGCCAAAGCTTCTCGTGTATTGATTGCAACAGGATGTTTAAAAACTGGAACAAATTTTGGATTCATCAGCGGCTGCACAGACAGAAAAGAGGGCGCTTTTTTTGCCCCAAGTGTGGACAGGGGTTTCGATTTGTGGGACTGTACAATAAACATCTGCAGAAGCATCCAGAACTTAATGCTCATGCTTGTCCGTTCTGTCCTCACACGTTCTCAAATGCACAAAAGTTGAGGAACCACCAGCAAGAGTGGCACCGCTCAACTATGCCCTTTATATGTGATATTTGCGGAAAAGGATTCGCAAGCACGGTTATTCTTAAGCGACATAGAGTTGTTCACTGCACAAATGATCCAATGGAGACGCATTACACCACTGACCCACAGTCCACTGTGCATCCTTACGAATGCGGTACATGCAGCGCCAGTTTTGAGAACTTGGACTTGCTTTTCCACCATCAGCTCCGCCACAAGGCTGTAGATAAAGGATCAGTAGCAATGAGAGGCCAGCTGCTTATTACAGAGGAACATCAATCTCACCATTTCCAGCATCAAAGCTATGATTACAGCCTTTGTGATAATCAGAGGCAAGAGAAGCTACTCTCGTTCCCCCGTTCAAATGGAGGAGAAATGCCTCATCGGTTGTCACACTTTGGTCCCTCTAACGTACATCTATCACAAAAGCCAAAACCTAACACTGAAACTCCAAGCACCACCAAAACTAAATCTCAGAGTAATGAGGGGaacaaggttaaaaaacacaCGAAGGTCAGTTTTTCAGCAATTGAAGAATTAAATGGTTCAAGCCAGTCACCGTCCATATTGAAAACCGAGGACACAACTGGTGACTTAATTTGCACTGAATGTAATGCTTGTTTTTCCAACCTTATAGAACTGCATGGACATTACTTGGAACATGCCCGAggagaaatataa
- the LOC109105404 gene encoding zinc finger protein 521-like translates to MLGLQETMSTGSPKTYSCVACSATFHNLASLLVHQASHASDISPQPDSALPTCVSCGSLFASKDLLEKHHCAMSPTQASPVHTYICDCGEEFSELTALEHHKKQHGSEDKVKSDLESIPVVPDSKTDSSRPVSDQVFHSLSPSPSNEKPLAKSPPTSNTDIKENKSNESADMDSNKSADMNGNESADMDGNESDGMNKSNESADMDSNKSADMNGNKFADMDSNESADMDGNESADMDSNILKPSESHPVVEEQVQLPEQDSDALITSKVVNHSVQDNEKSPESSEDSAAFNKNSILKMLASAYMSHRQPVQMKQRNLPPRKASPRAPMQPAITLTIPKPKPLENQSKIKKDNTVVGVKTAKMLPKKSKIISVTQTLCPVVVLETRQKLFGRDNVEGRHQCRLCRRVFQDVDTLIMHHALHKKERVKFCLCCQQFVITVISVPESHVCYDGFSRKHEPLMGKMSLKPVSPTAQQAEKMFYCSLCKRGYTRMRSLKKHNCPCKASLKLLTTVGTSGNVKLQNLEECNRAVLNSKTNQMSTQHIDIGVGTESIKIEEQNTEFPIGKKDQTGLKMQLKDQLNPPKTLESVFASVSNSKPTKNSVEVPANIVEVKQEETDKLVEKQWTMPLEDAEIDVLIDVDQKDSDEDDLTDVVGDDCDEAEDVVIVEPHEDKEMKSALPSNGFQVHVTNKGLKRFVCNGCQRSYSRLFTLKEHLRMCEARELKQQNFTSSNTAGPIKRFPCPQCGKFFSRKDNMNMHRKKCHPATNNDSVVSNRTVEPKTPVSQENLFVLSPSTENQAVRQESTPNTSSNRNWGIMSLPSVLPRRVTCECGASFTCPRLLFEHLQQHAQESYICPHCGESLQSWMDFEAHQQLHQSQSSPSEQRAAQQQPHSFSHALPSRALTRPQQSPGFSERNIKAQLPGLLAPQHLNNRPFPEALTCHKCKKNFSLRRNLLRHIRLRCTGETAGQKKHTCSRCGTTFQSPLMLKVHIQSNTCKPAFKPIRCPVCVRWFSCLDGLKRHLVSHSRQSVLTCQICDQNFPTPQALEEHKRNVHRLNSGMRPAEDAQQQLHQAGAQTSPSTPFQCHICLRYYPKLQSLKDHLRKVHRPKQPKQTNRSTVDPVRSGPFQCQICDRSYPNIKSLKNHRRRVHHIVGGVFLPSKGTEQNITLSQFQCHICPCSYPDEQSLRNHRRRVHHIVEGHELSRGVTQHHLYKCQICQRSYPDAVSLRNHRRRVHRILGPVPETPPPPTQSQPPTTNNDTEDVLEEKPIPFL, encoded by the coding sequence ATGCTTGGACTTCAAGAAACAATGTCTACTGGAAGTCCTAAAACATACAGCTGTGTGGCATGCTCAGCTACTTTTCATAATTTGGCATCACTCCTGGTGCACCAAGCGTCTCATGCAAGTGATATCTCTCCACAGCCAGATTCAGCACTACCTACTTGTGTCAGCTGTGGAAGCTTATTTGCAAGCAAAGATCTCCTTGAAAAACACCACTGTGCAATGTCGCCCACTCAAGCATCTCCAGTCCACACCTACATATGTGACTGTGGCGAGGAGTTTAGTGAACTTACAGCTCTTGaacaccacaaaaaacaacatggGTCAGAAGACAAGGTCAAATCAGATTTGGAGAGTATTCCTGTTGTGCCAGATAGCAAAACAGACTCCAGCCGTCCTGTCTCAGACCAAGTTTTTCACAGTCTTTCACCATCCCCTTCCAATGAAAAACCCCTTGCAAAAAGTCCACCTACTTCAAACACTGACATCAAGGAGAACAAATCCAATGAATCTGCAGACATGGACAGCAACAAATCTGCAGACATGAACGGCAACGAATCTGCAGACATGGACGGCAACGAATCTGACGGCATGAACAAATCCAATGAATCTGCAGACATGGACAGCAACAAATCTGCAGACATGAACGGCAACAAATTTGCAGACATGGACAGCAACGAATCTGCAGACATGGACGGCAACGAATCTGCAGACATGGACAGCAACATCTTGAAGCCATCTGAATCCCACCCTGTGGTCGAAGAGCAAGTGCAGTTACCTGAGCAAGACAGTGATGCTTTAATAACCTCCAAAGTGGTAAACCATTCTGTGCAAGACAATGAGAAATCACCAGAATCTAGTGAAGATTCAGCTGCATTTAATAAGAATTCAATCCTGAAGATGCTAGCATCTGCTTACATGAGTCATAGACAACCCGTCCAAATGAAACAGAGGAACTTGCCCCCCAGAAAAGCTTCACCGAGAGCACCAATGCAACCTGCAATCACCTTGACAATACCAAAACCCAAGCCACTGGAGAATCaatcaaagataaaaaaagacaacacagTGGTCGGTGTGAAAACTGCAAAGATGTTGCCTAAGAAGAGCAAGATTATATCTGTGACACAAACTCTCTGTCCTGTGGTGGTTCTTGAGACTCGTCAAAAACTTTTTGGCCGGGACAATGTGGAAGGCAGACATCAGTGCAGACTGTGTCGTAGGGTTTTCCAAGACGTAGACACCTTGATAATGCATCATGCCCTGCATAAAAAAGAAAGAGTTAAATTTTGTCTTTGTTGTCAACAATTTGTGATAACCGTAATCTCCGTCCCAGAAAGCCATGTCTGCTATGATGGATTTTCTAGAAAACATGAACCTTTGATGGGAAAAATGTCTCTGAAACCAGTCAGCCCTACAGCTCAACAGGCAGAAAAAATGTTCTACTGTTCTTTATGCAAGCGTGGCTACACACGCATGCGCAGCCTCAAAAAGCACAACTGTCCATGTAAAGCTTCTCTGAAATTGCTGACCACTGTAGGCACCAGCGGTAATGTCAAACTTCAAAATTTGGAGGAGTGCAATAGAGCTGTCCTAAACTCgaaaacaaatcaaatgtcaACACAGCATATAGATATTGGCGTAGGCACAGAGTCGATAAAGATTGAGGAACAGAACACAGAATTTCCTATCGGCAAGAAAGATCAGACTGGGCTGAAGATGCAGCTGAAGGACCAGTTAAATCCCCCAAAAACCCTTGAATCAGTCTTTGCCAGTGTTTCTAACTCCAAACCAACTAAAAACTCTGTTGAAGTACCAGCCAACATAGTTGAAGTAAAACAAGAGGAAACCGATAAATTGGTTGAAAAGCAGTGGACCATGCCTTTGGAAGATGCTGAAATTGATGTACTAATAGATGTGGATCAAAAGGACTCGGATGAGGACGATTTGACAGATGTGGTTGGAGATGACTGTGATGAAGCTGAGGATGTTGTCATTGTAGAGCCTCATGAGGACAAGGAAATGAAGTCAGCATTACCTAGTAATGGCTTTCAGGTGCATGTGACTAACAAAGGCTTGAAGAGGTTTGTTTGCAACGGGTGCCAGAGAAGCTATTCCCGCCTGTTTACTCTAAAGGAGCACTTGAGGATGTGTGAGGCAAGAGAGTTAAAGCAGCAAAATTTTACATCATCCAATACGGCTGGGCCGATTAAAAGGTTTCCATGTCCTCAGTGTGGTAAGTTCTTTAGCCGCAAAGACAATATGAATATGCATCGAAAGAAGTGCCATCCTGCAACAAACAATGATTCAGTAGTAAGTAACAGAACCGTGGAGCCTAAAACTCCTGTATCTCAGGAAAACTTATTCGTCCTGTCACCATCTACAGAAAACCAAGCAGTCCGACAAGAAAGCACTCCGAATACTAGCAGTAACAGAAACTGGGGGATCATGTCACTTCCATCTGTGCTCCCAAGAAGAGTGACGTGCGAATGCGGAGCCTCGTTCACTTGCCCTCGACTTCTCTTCGAACATCTGCAACAGCATGCGCAGGAGTCCTATATTTGTCCACACTGTGGTGAGAGCCTGCAGTCGTGGATGGATTTTGAGGCACATCAGCAGTTGCACCAATCTCAAAGCTCTCCAAGTGAACAAAGAGCTGCCCAGCAGCAACCTCATTCATTTTCCCACGCGCTACCATCCCGCGCTCTGACTCGTCCGCAACAGTCGCCAGGTTTTTCAGAGCGTAACATAAAAGCCCAACTGCCTGGACTCTTGGCACCTCAACATTTGAACAACAGGCCATTTCCTGAGGCTCTGACTTGCCATAAATGCAAAAAGAACTTCAGTCTCCGCAGAAACTTGTTAAGACACATACGGTTGCGTTGTACTGGTGAAACTGCAGGTCAGAAGAAACACACCTGCTCTCGTTGTGGTACAACATTCCAAAGCCCACTGATGCTTAAAGTTCACATTCAAAGCAATACCTGCAAACCCGCTTTTAAACCGATTCGGTGCCCGGTGTGTGTGCGTTGGTTCAGTTGTCTAGATGGGCTCAAGAGACACCTGGTCTCACACAGCAGGCAGTCTGTCTTAACATGTCAGATTTGTGACCAGAACTTTCCAACCCCTCAGGCACTCGAGGAGCATAAAAGAAACGTTCATCGACTCAACAGCGGAATGAGGCCAGCGGAGGATGCACAACAACAGTTGCATCAAGCAGGTGCACAAACCAGTCCATCTACTccttttcagtgtcacatttgtcTTCGCTACTATCCAAAGCTTCAGTCCCTGAAGGATCACTTGAGGAAAGTTCATCGGCCTAAACAGCCGAAACAAACTAATCGGAGTACCGTAGATCCGGTCCGTTCTGGACCGTTTCAATGTCAGATATGTGACCGCTCCTATCCTAACATAAAATCTTTGAAAAACCACAGAAGAAGAGTGCATCATATTGTGGGTGGTGTGTTTCTGCCATCAAAGGGAACTGAGCAAAACATCACTCTCAGtcagtttcagtgtcacatttgccCATGCAGCTATCCAGATGAACAGTCCCTCCGAAACCACAGAAGGAGGGTCCATCATATAGTGGAAGGTCATGAGCTGTCAAGGGGAGTGACTCAACACCATCTATATAAGTGTCAGATTTGCCAGCGCAGCTATCCTGACGCAGTGTCCCTTAGAAATCATAGGAGGAGAGTTCATCGCATATTAGGGCCAGTGCCTgaaacaccaccaccaccaacacaATCACAACCACCAACAACAAATAATGACACAGAAGATGTTCTAGAGGAGAAACCGATACCTTTCCTGTGA